In Nitrospirota bacterium, the following are encoded in one genomic region:
- a CDS encoding DUF362 domain-containing protein, with protein MDRRQFLKAAGVAGLSLALPPGLAPLVGDAAAAERVDLAVASGASPAKMVAAALEAMGGIKRFVSRGDVVVVKPNMGFDRTPEFAATTNPEVVAAVVKLCFEAGAKKVKIFDRSVNDPRRCYVQSGIADAAGALGADLRYMDDRKFRDFSIKGEALKEWPLYTELFEADKIINIPIAKHHSRAKLTMAMKNWMGVMGGSRSMIHQKLEESLADLALVIKPTLTVLDAVRVLTANGPQGGSLADVKRLDTVIAGIDQVAVDAYGATLFGMKGSDLGYVKIADKRGLGSMDLTRMKIRKIAV; from the coding sequence GTGGACCGCAGGCAGTTCCTTAAGGCAGCAGGAGTGGCCGGCCTCAGCCTCGCTCTTCCCCCTGGCCTCGCTCCCCTTGTCGGGGACGCCGCTGCAGCGGAAAGGGTGGACCTTGCTGTTGCGAGCGGCGCCTCTCCCGCGAAGATGGTCGCCGCCGCTCTCGAGGCGATGGGCGGGATCAAGCGGTTCGTTTCGCGGGGGGATGTCGTTGTCGTGAAGCCCAACATGGGCTTCGACAGGACCCCTGAATTCGCCGCCACGACCAACCCCGAGGTCGTCGCTGCCGTAGTGAAGCTCTGCTTCGAGGCAGGAGCGAAGAAGGTGAAGATCTTCGACCGCTCGGTGAACGACCCCAGGCGGTGTTATGTCCAGAGCGGTATTGCCGATGCCGCCGGCGCCCTGGGCGCCGATCTTCGCTACATGGACGACCGGAAGTTCAGGGATTTCTCGATAAAAGGGGAGGCGCTGAAAGAGTGGCCCCTCTATACCGAGCTCTTCGAGGCGGACAAGATAATCAATATCCCCATCGCAAAGCACCACAGCCGGGCAAAGCTGACGATGGCGATGAAGAACTGGATGGGGGTGATGGGCGGCTCCCGGAGCATGATCCACCAGAAGCTCGAAGAGAGCCTCGCCGATCTCGCCCTGGTGATCAAGCCGACCTTGACCGTTCTCGACGCGGTGCGCGTGCTCACCGCGAACGGCCCCCAGGGCGGCAGCCTCGCCGATGTGAAGAGGCTCGATACGGTGATCGCCGGCATCGACCAGGTCGCGGTCGATGCGTATGGCGCGACGCTCTTCGGCATGAAGGGCAGCGATCTCGGGTATGTGAAGATCGCTGACAAGCGCGGGCTCGGGTCAATGGATCTGACGAGGATGAAAATAAGAAAGATTGCTGTTTAG
- a CDS encoding 4Fe-4S binding protein gives MKTFRRVSQGLFLLLFLFLFIQTEAKGRDELGYPVRLFLDFDPLIFITTLLSAHTVARAFYWSLIVIAITLLLGRVFCGWVCPLGTLNNMVGALGRRRGHAVGREWHRVKYLILTFLLVSSLFTLQLVGIMDPLSLLIRSLSLGIYPAFNATAHAAFDAIYRTDIRGLVGVSEAIYTGLKETVLAFQQPLYNQAALIGGLFLLVLGLNLVEKRFWCRYLCPLGALLGILSRFSLLKRSVSEGCSSCGACAAVCQGGAAPDKGSEWKDAECCYCLNCDDVCPKNAVSFGFRGKKAAAGMDLGRRRVVGAMAAGVVAVPLLRVSPLGRPGGSDPRLIRPPGAVDEKEFLKRCVKCGECMKVCITNGLQPTLLEAGLEGIWSPVLVPAIGYCEYRCTLCGQVCPTGAIRQLDQKEKAKVSIGTAMIDKGRCLPYAHGKPCIVCEEVCPTPKKAIWLEEVAVKDREGRTAAVEQPRIDLDLCIGCGICEAKCPVLGKPAIYVTSIGESRSRENRLLMGSGPYGS, from the coding sequence ATGAAGACCTTTCGCCGCGTCTCCCAGGGGCTTTTCCTTCTCCTCTTTCTCTTCCTCTTCATCCAGACCGAGGCGAAGGGCAGGGATGAGCTCGGGTATCCGGTGCGCCTCTTCCTCGATTTCGATCCCCTTATCTTCATCACCACCCTCCTCTCGGCCCATACGGTCGCCAGGGCGTTCTATTGGTCGCTCATCGTGATCGCCATCACGCTGCTTCTGGGCAGAGTCTTCTGCGGGTGGGTCTGTCCGCTCGGGACGCTCAACAACATGGTCGGCGCGCTCGGGAGGCGGCGCGGGCATGCGGTCGGCCGGGAGTGGCACAGGGTCAAATATTTAATTCTCACCTTCCTGCTCGTTTCGTCGCTCTTCACGCTCCAACTGGTGGGCATCATGGACCCCCTCTCGCTGCTCATCAGGTCGCTCTCGCTCGGCATCTATCCTGCCTTCAATGCCACAGCGCATGCTGCTTTTGACGCGATCTACCGTACGGATATCCGCGGTCTCGTCGGGGTATCCGAGGCGATCTATACCGGATTGAAGGAGACCGTGCTCGCCTTCCAGCAGCCGCTTTACAACCAGGCCGCGTTGATAGGAGGGCTCTTCCTGCTCGTGCTGGGACTGAACCTCGTCGAGAAGCGGTTCTGGTGCCGCTATCTCTGCCCGCTCGGCGCGCTGCTCGGTATCCTCTCCCGGTTCTCTCTCCTCAAGCGTTCGGTCAGCGAGGGCTGCAGCTCGTGCGGCGCGTGCGCAGCGGTCTGCCAGGGCGGCGCCGCGCCCGATAAAGGGAGTGAATGGAAGGACGCCGAGTGCTGCTACTGCCTGAACTGCGACGATGTCTGCCCGAAGAATGCCGTCAGCTTCGGGTTCCGCGGAAAAAAGGCTGCGGCAGGGATGGACCTGGGGAGGCGAAGGGTCGTCGGTGCAATGGCCGCGGGGGTTGTCGCTGTCCCGCTGCTGAGGGTGAGTCCTCTCGGCAGGCCGGGAGGGTCCGATCCCCGTCTCATCAGGCCTCCGGGGGCAGTTGACGAGAAGGAGTTTCTCAAGCGGTGCGTCAAGTGCGGCGAGTGCATGAAGGTCTGCATCACCAACGGCCTCCAGCCGACCCTGCTCGAAGCCGGCCTCGAAGGGATATGGTCGCCGGTGCTCGTCCCGGCCATCGGCTACTGCGAATACCGCTGTACGCTCTGCGGCCAGGTCTGCCCTACGGGAGCGATCAGGCAGCTCGACCAGAAAGAAAAGGCCAAGGTGAGCATCGGCACCGCGATGATCGACAAGGGACGCTGCCTGCCCTATGCCCATGGAAAACCCTGCATCGTCTGCGAGGAGGTCTGTCCCACCCCGAAGAAGGCGATCTGGCTGGAGGAGGTGGCGGTGAAAGATCGCGAGGGCAGAACGGCTGCGGTGGAGCAGCCGCGCATCGACCTCGACCTCTGCATCGGCTGCGGCATCTGCGAAGCGAAGTGCCCGGTCCTCGGCAAGCCGGCGATCTATGTCACGAGCATCGGCGAGTCGCGGTCAAGAGAGAACCGGCTGCTGATGGGGTCGGGACCGTACGGCAGCTAA
- a CDS encoding ASCH domain-containing protein, with protein MIVKKSFRFVLKPEWETAVREGRKTIDVRPNAERYADVKVGDTIHYASTEVTVTGIRAYNGLTDLVHHEDYRNAVPEAKSADEALRKLHGVGLHDIPPHGVLAFEVAFVK; from the coding sequence ATGATCGTCAAGAAATCATTCCGTTTTGTTCTCAAGCCCGAATGGGAGACTGCGGTCAGGGAGGGACGCAAAACGATCGACGTGCGGCCCAATGCAGAGCGCTATGCCGACGTAAAGGTAGGGGACACCATCCACTACGCCTCAACGGAAGTGACGGTGACCGGCATCCGCGCCTACAACGGCCTGACCGACCTGGTCCATCACGAAGACTACCGCAACGCGGTCCCTGAAGCGAAGAGCGCGGACGAGGCGCTCCGGAAACTGCATGGGGTCGGCCTCCACGATATCCCGCCCCACGGCGTCCTCGCCTTTGAGGTAGCGTTCGTAAAATGA
- a CDS encoding BrnT family toxin yields the protein MEIRDFEWDDDNVEHIARHGVSPDEVESAAFDDEPWVKKGRGGTRYLLGYTVAGRYLFVVYVLKGKGRARAITAMDMDDTTRKLYKRRGK from the coding sequence ATGGAAATTAGAGACTTTGAATGGGACGATGACAATGTTGAGCACATAGCGAGGCATGGCGTATCGCCCGACGAGGTGGAAAGTGCCGCCTTCGATGATGAACCATGGGTAAAAAAGGGACGAGGGGGCACCAGATACCTGTTGGGATATACCGTTGCCGGACGATATCTTTTTGTTGTGTATGTCTTGAAGGGTAAGGGCAGGGCAAGGGCAATAACGGCAATGGACATGGATGATACAACGAGAAAACTCTACAAGAGAAGAGGAAAATAA